In Halococcus salsus, one DNA window encodes the following:
- the gvpG gene encoding gas vesicle protein GvpG, whose product MFILDDLLLRPIVSVANVIHSMAIEELYDVQGIQDEIKENRLLFEIGDRDVEEYERRQDELRTQLDVAREARETLSSKVEVKR is encoded by the coding sequence GTGTTCATCCTCGACGACCTCCTCCTGCGCCCGATCGTCTCGGTCGCGAACGTCATCCACTCGATGGCGATCGAGGAGCTCTACGACGTCCAGGGGATACAGGACGAGATCAAAGAGAACCGATTGCTGTTCGAGATCGGCGACCGCGATGTCGAGGAGTACGAACGCAGACAGGACGAGCTGCGAACACAGCTCGACGTCGCGCGCGAGGCGCGCGAGACGCTGTCGAGCAAGGTTGAGGTGAAACGATAA
- a CDS encoding GvpL/GvpF family gas vesicle protein translates to MSENLYAYGVVENEELEFEVDGVAGATNAYTVSHGPLAAIVTDIDTMDPELSDENARAHDDVLQTVLLDDGGRTVVPMQFGSVFKNGRALKNVLRGGRRAFTKALREIDGYFEFGVKLVADEDASIDAEAVREDAVERFAAASVNEAENDRFSDRLVMNRSYLVDRDERIAFDEAVDAVTDDYGDVLTVQYTGPWPPYNFVDIEIGAQGNQQ, encoded by the coding sequence ATGAGCGAGAACCTCTACGCCTACGGCGTCGTCGAGAACGAGGAGCTGGAGTTCGAGGTCGACGGCGTTGCGGGTGCGACGAACGCCTACACGGTGAGCCACGGCCCGCTCGCGGCCATCGTGACCGACATCGACACGATGGACCCCGAACTCTCGGACGAGAACGCCCGCGCGCACGACGACGTCCTCCAGACCGTCCTGCTCGACGACGGCGGCCGAACGGTGGTGCCGATGCAGTTCGGGTCGGTCTTCAAGAACGGCCGGGCGCTCAAGAACGTGCTTCGGGGCGGCCGGCGGGCGTTCACGAAGGCGCTCCGCGAGATCGACGGCTACTTCGAGTTCGGCGTCAAGCTCGTCGCCGACGAGGACGCCTCGATCGACGCCGAGGCGGTTCGCGAGGACGCCGTCGAACGGTTCGCGGCGGCCAGCGTCAACGAAGCCGAGAACGACCGGTTCAGCGACCGGCTCGTGATGAACCGGTCGTATCTCGTCGACCGTGACGAACGGATCGCGTTCGACGAGGCCGTAGACGCGGTCACCGACGACTACGGCGATGTCCTCACGGTCCAGTACACCGGGCCGTGGCCGCCGTACAACTTCGTGGACATCGAGATCGGTGCACAGGGGAATCAGCAATAG